A region of Planococcus sp. MSAK28401 DNA encodes the following proteins:
- a CDS encoding bifunctional homocysteine S-methyltransferase/methylenetetrahydrofolate reductase has product MMLLDELKKRMLTADGAMGTLLYSYGIEYCNEELNIQRPEVIEKIHRDYIAAGADIIQTNTYGANAHKLARYGLEEQTEAINKAAIAIANKAAKDGGQFVVGTIGGIRGIRKSDATLDEIVAMVDQQAQHLLSGDPDGLLLETYYDFEELAATVTHLKKLTDAPLIAQLSMHEPGILQNGMSLNEGLKRLDALGAEIVGVNCRLGPHHTIQAFEGVELPEKAFLSAYPNASLLDIEDGRIVYESEADYFGRAALLLREEGVRLIGGCCGTTPKHIEAVKKRIGHLQPITEKKVEEKKPIIIREAEALKDKPLHEKAKTERTIIVELDTPRHLDIEKFLEGSKALDAEGIDAITMADNSLASPRISNMAMGSILKHKQDVRPLAHITCRDRNLIGLQSHIMGLDALGIHDILAVTGDPTKVGDFPGATSVYDVSSMELIQLIKKLNEGISFSGKPLRKKANFSVAAAFNPNVRVVERAVARLEKKIEAGADYFISQPVYTKEKIIEIHEATKHLDTPIFLGVMPLTSIRSADFLHNEVPGIKLSEEALDRMRACGEDKDKATAEGIQIAKELIDTAAELFNGIYLITPFVRYDMTVELIRHIRQLDLKKASDRAYA; this is encoded by the coding sequence ATCATGTTATTAGATGAACTGAAAAAACGGATGCTGACGGCGGACGGCGCCATGGGAACGCTGTTGTACTCCTACGGCATCGAATACTGCAACGAGGAATTGAACATCCAGCGCCCGGAAGTGATCGAGAAAATCCACCGCGATTATATCGCAGCCGGGGCGGACATTATCCAAACGAATACTTACGGTGCGAATGCCCATAAACTGGCGCGCTACGGGCTAGAAGAACAGACCGAAGCGATCAATAAAGCAGCGATTGCCATCGCCAATAAAGCCGCAAAAGACGGGGGGCAGTTTGTCGTCGGCACGATCGGCGGCATCCGTGGCATCCGCAAAAGCGATGCGACGCTTGATGAAATCGTCGCCATGGTCGACCAGCAGGCCCAGCATTTATTGTCGGGCGACCCGGACGGCTTATTGCTCGAGACCTATTATGATTTTGAGGAACTCGCGGCGACCGTGACTCATTTAAAAAAACTGACCGATGCGCCGCTCATAGCGCAATTGTCGATGCACGAACCCGGCATTTTGCAAAACGGCATGAGCTTGAACGAAGGGTTGAAACGATTGGATGCGCTCGGTGCGGAAATCGTCGGCGTCAATTGTCGTCTCGGCCCGCACCATACGATCCAGGCATTCGAAGGCGTCGAACTGCCGGAAAAAGCCTTTTTGTCGGCTTACCCGAACGCTTCGCTATTGGATATCGAAGACGGGCGAATCGTCTATGAATCGGAAGCCGATTATTTCGGCCGTGCGGCATTGCTTTTGCGCGAAGAAGGCGTGCGCCTCATCGGCGGTTGTTGCGGTACGACGCCAAAGCATATCGAAGCGGTGAAAAAACGCATCGGCCATCTGCAGCCGATCACCGAAAAGAAAGTTGAAGAGAAAAAACCGATCATCATCCGTGAAGCGGAAGCCTTGAAAGACAAGCCCTTGCATGAAAAAGCGAAAACCGAACGGACCATCATCGTCGAACTTGATACGCCGCGCCATTTGGATATCGAGAAATTTCTCGAAGGTTCAAAAGCATTGGACGCAGAAGGCATCGACGCTATCACGATGGCTGATAATTCACTCGCCTCGCCGCGCATCAGCAATATGGCGATGGGGTCGATCCTCAAGCATAAGCAGGATGTCAGACCTCTCGCGCACATCACGTGCCGTGACCGCAACTTGATCGGCCTGCAATCGCATATTATGGGGCTGGACGCACTCGGCATCCACGACATACTTGCCGTCACGGGGGATCCGACAAAAGTCGGCGATTTCCCGGGCGCCACAAGCGTCTATGATGTATCGAGCATGGAATTGATCCAGCTCATCAAAAAGCTCAACGAAGGCATTTCATTCTCGGGAAAACCGTTGCGGAAAAAAGCGAATTTCTCTGTCGCCGCCGCGTTCAACCCGAACGTCCGCGTGGTGGAACGAGCTGTAGCAAGGCTCGAGAAGAAAATCGAAGCCGGGGCGGATTATTTCATTTCACAGCCGGTCTATACAAAAGAGAAAATCATCGAAATCCACGAGGCGACGAAGCATTTGGACACGCCGATTTTCCTCGGGGTCATGCCGCTGACGAGCATACGAAGCGCCGACTTCCTGCATAACGAAGTACCGGGCATCAAATTGTCCGAAGAAGCGCTCGACCGCATGCGGGCTTGCGGCGAAGACAAGGACAAAGCGACCGCGGAAGGCATCCAGATCGCGAAAGAACTGATCGACACCGCAGCGGAACTGTTCAACGGCATTTATTTGATTACGCCATTTGTGCGCTACGACATGACGGTGGAATTGATCCGCCACATCCGACAACTAGATTTAAAGAAAGCGAGCGATCGTGCCTATGCCTAA